In Spiroplasma clarkii, the DNA window AAATACATCTGAAGAATGTGCTGTTCCAGTATGGGTTTTAATATTTAACTCGGCTGCTGTTTGTTCAATTAAGTTAAATAATTTTTCCCCAGCTGGAACTATATTACCATCAAGATTGGCAGCAATTTTTGCATAATTGCTTTCACCAAAAGCATCTTTAACATTGTAAATGTCATAAACATTTATTCCTGCTTTGTAACTTCCAGCTGACCCAATCCTTATGATACAGTCAACATCATAAAATTTAAATAATTCATATGAGTAAATCCCAATACTTGGGCAACCCATACCGCTTCCTGCAATGGTTATCTTCTTGCCTTTATATGTTCCAGTGTACATAAACATATTTCTAACATCATTTACCAGTTTAACATCTGTTAAATAGGTTTCAGCTATTTTTTTAGCTCTTAATGGATCTCCAGGCATTAAGACTACATTTGCTATGTCTTCTTTTTTTGCATTAATATGTGGTGTCATGTTTTTCACTCCTTATACTAGTATTCTAACACTTTTTACAAAAAATTTTCCAACTATTTGTATAAATGAAACTTTATTTCACTTGTATATATATTTTACATAGAAAATGGGGGTTTCAAGAGTTTTTTTAAAATAATCATCCATTCTTTAATGATGCACTTTTCTACAAGAACTTGGAAAAAAATTTAAATAAAAAAGACCCTATTTAAAGGGTCTTTTAATAGTCCATTTATCTGGCTGATTTGTCATATGGTACCCCAGATGCTGCTGGTGGTTTTGACATTCTTGATATTGCCATCATAGCAATTAATGAGAAGATAAATGGTAAAGCTTTAACTCAGTCTCCTTGTGGGAAACTTGTAACCATTACTGGTAATACATCAGCAATTGCAAAGAATAAGGCAAATATTGCTGAAAATAATGTAATAAATTTAATTCTTCATTGTCCAGCAATCATAATTGCAAGTCCTAAGAATCCAAATCCATTAACAGATCCATAAAATGATCCTGAGGTTCTGTTCATAACATAAAATGCTCCAGCAATCCCAGCAATAGCTGATGAAAGCATTACACATCAAAATCTATATTTTAAGACACTTATTCCGGCAGCTTCTAATGCATTTGGGTTTTCCCCAGCTGCTATATGTCTTTTACCTGTCCTTGTTAGGGAGAAGTAAATTCCCATTACTGCAATAATTATCATTGAGATAATTAAGTAAATTGTAAAGATATCATTTGAATCTAATGATATCTTAAATGAAAAGGTGTCAATTTTTGTTGGGTCTCCAATAACTCCTGAAGTTACTACAAAAAGACCAATTCCTTGTGCCAATAAGTTTATGGCAGTTCCTGAAATAATTTGATCACATTTCAGCTTCAATGAAGCAAAAATGTGTAATAGTGAAAATATTCCAGCAACAATAAATGCTGTTAAGAAACCAACAACCTGGGTTCAATCTGAACCACTATATAGTTTATTGGTTGTAATAGCAAAAGTTAAGGCTCCAATTGTCATGTATCCCTCAACCCCAAGGTTAACAACCCCAGATCTTTCAGAAAACATTGAAGCCAAAGCTGCTAGTAGGAAAACCACAAAGAAACTTGATGTTGTTCCCATTAAATAGGGAAATGTTCCTGAACTAAGTAGTGATATAGTCATTTTGCACCTCCGCTATTTTATTAAATAGTACTTCTTTTGCTTTGTTTTTATCAACAGTGTTTTTACCTTCGGCAAGTTGTTGTTTGCATTCAGTTTTAAAAGTTCCAATTTTTTTTCTAGCACTTACTAATGCTTCTTTACGTTTTTGGTTTTGCACTTTAATGTATTCATTAAGTTCAGCCACTTTTTTACCAAACTCTTGGTTTAGTCCATTCTTAATGGCTTTTGCTTGTGCTTTAAATTCTTCAATAGTAATTGAAGCATCTTTTGCTTTAGCTGCTTTTTTAAGTGCTACAATTTTTAAATTAGCTTCACTTTCTGCAATAACTGCTTGGTTTAAAATTACAATTGTATGATCTCTATTTAAGTTTTTAAAATATTTTGAAATTCCATACAATCCTGAGTTGTAGTACTTGTTGAAACCTTTTTCCTTCAACTCTTTGTTTTCAGCCTTTAACTCAGAAATAATT includes these proteins:
- the deoD gene encoding purine-nucleoside phosphorylase — protein: MTPHINAKKEDIANVVLMPGDPLRAKKIAETYLTDVKLVNDVRNMFMYTGTYKGKKITIAGSGMGCPSIGIYSYELFKFYDVDCIIRIGSAGSYKAGINVYDIYNVKDAFGESNYAKIAANLDGNIVPAGEKLFNLIEQTAAELNIKTHTGTAHSSDVFYRYEDSLAFAAKNNLDVVEMESFALFANAIVTNKQAACLLTISDSFITKEVTTAEERQNNFMTMVELSLQTGVKVAR
- a CDS encoding ABC transporter permease — encoded protein: MTISLLSSGTFPYLMGTTSSFFVVFLLAALASMFSERSGVVNLGVEGYMTIGALTFAITTNKLYSGSDWTQVVGFLTAFIVAGIFSLLHIFASLKLKCDQIISGTAINLLAQGIGLFVVTSGVIGDPTKIDTFSFKISLDSNDIFTIYLIISMIIIAVMGIYFSLTRTGKRHIAAGENPNALEAAGISVLKYRFWCVMLSSAIAGIAGAFYVMNRTSGSFYGSVNGFGFLGLAIMIAGQWRIKFITLFSAIFALFFAIADVLPVMVTSFPQGDWVKALPFIFSLIAMMAISRMSKPPAASGVPYDKSAR